A single Thermoanaerobacterium sp. RBIITD DNA region contains:
- a CDS encoding IS110 family transposase: MNFLPNYISVGIDVAADFSWFCILTPDGKEFKKPFKVEHDNADSLKNAVLTIKKAEEQFSMKSKIFLESTGIYHFPLFCHLKELGFEVFVINPLITNSNKNIGIRKVKNDRFDAKRIAAIGYSPDTKLSVMPTELILNLRCLCREYYSLADNRTSYVNKLKAQLHIVFPGFCKVFSDITGITAISVLKRFPTPEDVINAQPDEIIELISLLSRKGLNYAKAKYDKLFKSAKNALNFRYNLSSVYDVLKMYIYFIEEFDKKINLILSAIKAFVDKNKSEKFVQQIYYLDSIPGVGFLSAVTLMCEIGDFSAFSKPKQLFAYFGVDPSVNESGHFKGTDNKMSKRGSKIARRVLYAIALASVRVKRNGIAINPVLYDYYQKKKESKPKKVALGAIMHKISDIVFAVLRDNKPFVLKTPDEHKLQYQNIHKAA, encoded by the coding sequence ATGAATTTTTTGCCTAATTATATTAGTGTTGGTATTGATGTTGCAGCTGATTTTAGCTGGTTTTGCATCTTGACACCTGATGGAAAGGAGTTTAAAAAGCCATTTAAGGTTGAACACGATAATGCTGATTCTCTAAAGAACGCTGTTCTGACAATTAAAAAGGCAGAAGAGCAATTCTCCATGAAATCTAAGATATTTCTGGAGTCTACGGGAATCTACCATTTCCCACTCTTCTGCCACCTAAAAGAATTAGGATTTGAGGTTTTTGTTATTAATCCTCTCATTACTAATTCTAACAAAAATATTGGTATAAGAAAAGTGAAAAATGATAGATTTGATGCAAAACGTATTGCTGCTATTGGTTATTCGCCTGACACTAAGCTTTCTGTTATGCCTACTGAATTAATTTTAAATCTTAGATGTTTATGCAGAGAGTACTATAGCCTTGCCGATAATCGTACTTCTTATGTGAATAAACTTAAAGCTCAATTGCATATTGTTTTTCCTGGCTTCTGCAAGGTTTTCTCTGATATTACTGGAATTACAGCTATTTCTGTGTTAAAAAGATTCCCAACACCAGAAGATGTTATAAATGCTCAACCTGATGAAATTATTGAACTTATCTCATTGTTATCAAGAAAAGGCTTAAATTACGCTAAAGCTAAGTATGATAAGTTATTTAAATCTGCTAAAAACGCCTTAAATTTCAGGTATAATTTGTCTTCTGTCTATGATGTACTAAAAATGTATATTTATTTCATAGAAGAATTTGATAAAAAGATTAACCTGATATTATCTGCAATCAAGGCATTTGTGGATAAAAATAAGTCTGAGAAATTTGTACAACAAATTTATTACCTCGATTCTATACCTGGTGTTGGTTTTCTTTCAGCGGTTACTCTTATGTGTGAGATAGGCGATTTTTCAGCATTTAGCAAACCCAAGCAGCTTTTTGCATATTTTGGTGTAGATCCTTCTGTTAATGAATCTGGACATTTTAAAGGTACTGACAATAAAATGTCCAAAAGAGGTTCTAAAATTGCTAGGCGTGTTCTTTATGCCATTGCTTTAGCTTCTGTAAGAGTAAAAAGAAATGGCATAGCAATAAATCCTGTACTTTATGATTATTACCAGAAAAAGAAGGAATCCAAACCTAAAAAAGTAGCTCTTGGAGCAATTATGCACAAGATTTCAGACATTGTATTTGCTGTTCTAAGGGATAATAAGCCTTTTGTATTAAAGACACCTGATGAACACAAACTACAATATCAGAACATTCATAAAGCTGCTTAA
- the ppdK gene encoding pyruvate, phosphate dikinase — protein sequence MAKKYVYLFSEGNASMRNLLGGKGANLAEMTNLGLPVPQGFTVTTEACTKYYEDGKKISDDIVEEIYKHMAILEQINNKKFGDKKNPLLVSVRSGARVSMPGMMDTILNLGLNDDTVIGLAEATNNERFAFDSYRRFIQMFSDVVMGIDKNKFEAILDAVKEENGAKYDTDLNAENLKEVVKRYKELYKKEMGVDFPQDPKVQLLEAVKAVFRSWDNPRAIVYRRLNDIPGDWGTAVNVQTMVFGNMGNDSGTGVAFTRNPATGEKALFGEFLMNAQGEDVVAGIRTPQPISTLKDVMPDVYNQFADIANKLENHYRDMQDIEFTIEKSKLYMLQTRNGKRTAQAALKVAIDLVKEGLIDEKEAVLRVEPKQLDQLLHPTFDASALKAAKPIAKGLPASPGAAAGKVYFTADDAVEATRGRGEKVVLVRMETSPEDIEGMAAAQGILTGRGGMTSHAAVVARGMGTCCVAGCSVALIDENEKVMKIGDIVIKEGDYISIDGSTGNVYLGEIKTVPPSLTGNFATLMSWADRYRKLKVKANADIPRDAKVAVNFGAEGIGLCRTEHMFFAEDRIPAMREMIVSKTEEQRRNALNKLLPMQRSDFEGLFEAMGEHPVTIRLLDPPLHEFLPHEDEDIKALANEMGMAFEDLKATVESLKEFNPMLGFRGCRLAVKYPEIAEMQTRAIIEAAINVSNKLGINIEPQIMIPLIGDIKEMKYVKEIIVKTADEVLKEKNANLKYQVGTMIEVPRAALTADEIAKEAEFFSFGTNDLTQLTFAFSRDDAGKFLESYYDKKIYDFDPFAKLDQNGVGKLVEMGTKLGRQTRPDLSVGICGEHGGDPSSIEFCHKAGLDYVSCSPYRVPIARLAAAQAAIKDEK from the coding sequence ATGGCAAAGAAGTATGTCTATTTATTTAGTGAAGGTAACGCATCTATGAGAAATTTGCTCGGTGGAAAAGGGGCAAACCTTGCTGAAATGACTAATCTTGGTTTACCAGTACCACAAGGATTTACTGTAACGACAGAAGCTTGTACTAAATATTATGAGGATGGCAAAAAGATATCTGATGATATTGTAGAAGAAATTTACAAACATATGGCTATTCTCGAACAAATAAATAACAAAAAATTTGGCGATAAAAAGAACCCGTTATTAGTTTCAGTGCGTTCAGGTGCAAGAGTTTCTATGCCTGGAATGATGGATACGATCTTAAATCTTGGATTAAACGATGATACAGTTATAGGACTCGCTGAAGCTACAAATAACGAGAGGTTTGCTTTTGATAGCTATAGAAGATTTATTCAAATGTTCTCTGATGTTGTTATGGGCATTGATAAGAATAAATTTGAAGCAATCCTTGATGCTGTAAAAGAAGAAAATGGCGCTAAATACGATACAGATCTAAATGCAGAAAATTTAAAAGAAGTTGTAAAGAGATATAAAGAATTGTACAAAAAAGAGATGGGTGTTGATTTCCCACAAGATCCAAAGGTTCAGCTTCTTGAAGCTGTTAAAGCCGTATTTAGATCATGGGATAACCCAAGAGCAATTGTATACAGAAGGTTAAATGATATACCTGGTGACTGGGGTACAGCCGTAAATGTTCAAACAATGGTATTTGGTAATATGGGCAATGATTCTGGTACAGGTGTTGCGTTCACAAGAAATCCTGCAACAGGTGAAAAAGCATTATTCGGTGAATTCTTAATGAATGCACAAGGTGAGGATGTTGTTGCAGGTATTAGAACACCACAGCCAATATCAACATTAAAAGATGTTATGCCAGATGTTTACAATCAATTTGCTGATATAGCCAATAAACTTGAAAATCATTATAGGGATATGCAAGATATTGAGTTTACGATCGAAAAATCCAAACTTTATATGCTTCAGACAAGAAACGGCAAAAGAACAGCACAGGCAGCTTTAAAAGTTGCTATTGATTTAGTTAAAGAAGGTCTTATTGATGAAAAAGAAGCTGTATTGAGAGTTGAGCCAAAGCAACTTGACCAATTGTTACATCCAACATTTGATGCAAGTGCATTAAAAGCTGCTAAACCTATTGCAAAGGGCTTACCAGCATCACCTGGTGCTGCTGCAGGAAAGGTATATTTTACTGCTGATGATGCAGTTGAAGCTACTAGAGGCAGAGGTGAGAAAGTCGTACTTGTAAGAATGGAAACATCTCCTGAAGATATCGAAGGTATGGCTGCCGCACAAGGTATTTTAACTGGTCGTGGTGGTATGACGTCACATGCTGCAGTTGTTGCAAGAGGTATGGGAACATGCTGTGTTGCTGGTTGCAGTGTTGCCTTGATTGATGAAAATGAAAAAGTTATGAAAATTGGCGATATTGTTATAAAAGAAGGAGATTACATATCGATAGACGGTAGTACAGGTAACGTGTACCTCGGCGAAATTAAAACTGTACCACCTTCATTAACAGGTAATTTTGCGACACTGATGAGCTGGGCAGATAGATATAGGAAATTAAAAGTAAAAGCTAATGCCGACATTCCAAGAGATGCAAAAGTTGCAGTAAACTTTGGTGCTGAAGGAATAGGTCTTTGCAGAACAGAGCACATGTTCTTTGCTGAAGACAGAATACCTGCAATGAGAGAAATGATTGTATCAAAGACTGAGGAGCAAAGAAGAAATGCTTTGAACAAGCTTCTTCCAATGCAAAGGTCTGACTTTGAAGGATTGTTTGAGGCTATGGGAGAACATCCTGTAACAATACGTCTTCTTGATCCACCACTACATGAATTCTTGCCTCATGAGGATGAAGATATAAAAGCTTTGGCAAACGAAATGGGAATGGCATTTGAAGATTTGAAGGCTACTGTAGAAAGTCTTAAAGAGTTTAATCCAATGCTTGGATTTAGAGGATGCAGACTTGCTGTTAAGTATCCAGAAATAGCTGAGATGCAGACAAGAGCTATAATTGAGGCAGCAATAAATGTATCCAATAAACTTGGTATTAATATTGAACCACAAATAATGATACCTCTCATTGGCGATATAAAAGAAATGAAATATGTAAAAGAGATTATAGTAAAAACTGCCGATGAAGTATTGAAAGAGAAGAATGCTAATCTTAAGTACCAAGTTGGAACAATGATTGAAGTACCTAGAGCTGCTCTTACAGCAGATGAAATTGCAAAAGAAGCTGAGTTCTTCTCATTTGGTACAAATGACTTGACACAGCTTACATTTGCATTCTCAAGAGATGATGCAGGTAAATTCTTAGAATCATACTATGACAAGAAGATATACGACTTTGATCCATTTGCAAAGCTTGATCAAAATGGTGTAGGCAAGCTTGTTGAAATGGGTACAAAATTAGGTAGACAAACGAGACCTGATTTAAGTGTAGGCATATGCGGAGAACATGGCGGAGATCCATCGTCAATTGAATTCTGCCATAAAGCAGGTCTTGACTATGTATCATGTTCACCATACAGAGTGCCAATTGCAAGACTCGCTGCTGCACAAGCTGCAATAAAGGATGAAAAATAA
- a CDS encoding PepSY domain-containing protein yields the protein MLFLRQIQAISIVIYEGHTVKITSLHFNNIGRPLTVVNAIDNKGNKNIYFINQIHFFNPHLEYIVNSKDGISREDAISIVNNNKLCDDIWKIELKHETTENPRKELVYWEILTNKHSSYPMIFIDFYTGKYKVIDKRGKIIKSNM from the coding sequence TTGCTTTTTTTAAGGCAAATACAAGCAATTTCTATAGTTATTTATGAAGGACATACAGTTAAAATTACCTCTTTACATTTTAATAATATTGGTAGACCATTAACTGTAGTAAATGCTATTGACAATAAAGGTAATAAAAATATTTATTTTATAAATCAAATTCATTTTTTTAATCCACATTTAGAATATATTGTTAACTCAAAAGATGGTATTTCAAGAGAAGATGCAATATCAATTGTAAATAATAATAAGTTATGCGACGATATTTGGAAAATAGAGTTGAAACACGAAACAACAGAAAATCCTAGAAAAGAATTAGTTTATTGGGAGATATTAACAAATAAACACAGCTCATATCCAATGATTTTTATTGATTTTTATACCGGGAAGTATAAAGTTATAGATAAAAGAGGTAAGATAATAAAAAGCAATATGTAA
- a CDS encoding glycine--tRNA ligase: MAFEVTMEKIVSLAKNRGFVFPGSEIYGGLANTWDYGPLGVEFKNNVKKAWWSKFVQESQYNVGLDCAILMNPETWVASGHVGGFSDPLMDCKECKSRFRADKLVEDYLKEQGNETIVDGWSDEKLKKFIDDNNVPCPVCGSHNFTDIRKFNLMFKTFQGVTEDSKSEIYLRPETAQGIFVNFKNVLRTTRKKIPFGIGQIGKSFRNEITPGNFTFRTREFEQMELEFFCKPGEDIEWFKYWKEFCMNWLLNLGLKKENLRFRDHSKEELSHYSNATTDIEYRFPFGWGELWGIADRTDFDLKRHMEHSGADLTYFDPNTNEKYIPYCIEPSVGADRVALAFLIDAYNEEEVGENDTRVVLKLHPMLAPIKAAVLPLSKKLGDNAYKLYDDLRKEFVVDYDETGSIGKRYRRQDEIGTPYCITYDFDSLNDESVTIRDRDTMQQVRLKINEVKLYLESKLKI; the protein is encoded by the coding sequence ATGGCTTTTGAGGTGACAATGGAAAAAATAGTATCACTTGCAAAGAATCGCGGATTTGTATTCCCAGGGTCTGAAATATATGGTGGCCTTGCAAATACTTGGGATTATGGGCCACTTGGAGTAGAATTTAAGAATAACGTAAAGAAGGCCTGGTGGTCAAAATTTGTTCAAGAAAGTCAATATAATGTAGGCCTTGACTGTGCAATATTGATGAATCCGGAAACATGGGTAGCGTCTGGACATGTAGGGGGATTCAGCGATCCTTTGATGGACTGTAAAGAGTGTAAGTCAAGATTTCGTGCTGATAAACTTGTTGAGGATTATTTAAAAGAGCAGGGCAATGAAACTATTGTAGATGGTTGGTCTGATGAAAAACTAAAAAAATTCATTGATGATAATAATGTACCTTGTCCTGTTTGTGGTTCACACAATTTTACCGATATAAGAAAGTTCAATTTGATGTTTAAAACATTTCAGGGAGTTACAGAAGATTCCAAGTCAGAAATATATTTAAGACCAGAAACAGCACAAGGAATATTTGTAAATTTTAAAAATGTATTAAGAACAACAAGAAAGAAAATCCCTTTTGGAATAGGGCAAATTGGCAAATCTTTTAGAAATGAAATCACTCCGGGAAATTTTACATTTAGGACGAGAGAATTTGAACAGATGGAGTTGGAGTTCTTCTGCAAACCTGGTGAAGACATAGAATGGTTTAAATATTGGAAAGAATTTTGTATGAATTGGTTATTAAATTTAGGCTTGAAAAAGGAAAATTTAAGGTTTAGAGATCATAGCAAAGAAGAGCTTTCCCATTACAGCAATGCGACTACAGATATAGAATACAGATTTCCATTCGGTTGGGGAGAGCTATGGGGCATAGCGGACAGAACAGATTTTGACTTAAAACGACATATGGAGCATTCTGGAGCTGATTTAACTTATTTCGATCCGAATACAAATGAAAAATACATACCATATTGTATAGAACCGTCTGTTGGCGCAGACAGAGTAGCTTTGGCGTTTTTAATAGATGCATATAATGAAGAAGAAGTTGGTGAAAATGATACAAGGGTTGTATTGAAATTACATCCTATGCTTGCACCGATAAAGGCGGCTGTTCTCCCGTTGTCTAAAAAACTTGGTGACAATGCTTATAAATTGTATGACGATCTAAGGAAAGAATTTGTTGTCGATTATGATGAAACTGGGAGTATAGGGAAACGATACAGGCGTCAAGATGAGATTGGGACACCTTACTGTATTACGTATGATTTTGATTCGTTAAATGATGAGTCTGTAACGATAAGAGATAGGGATACTATGCAACAAGTAAGATTAAAAATTAACGAAGTAAAACTATACTTAGAATCAAAATTAAAAATATAA
- a CDS encoding DUF4342 domain-containing protein: MNEELEKIDQIVARAGVSYKEAKEALEKSNGNVVDALIYLEDNKKNWTENISVAGSEVIDKVKEIVKKGNVTKIRIKKDDNVVLDIPVTAGAISAIIIPQLTLVGAALAIVTNCTIEIERPNKEITVLKEEKKKDE, encoded by the coding sequence ATGAATGAGGAACTTGAAAAAATAGACCAAATTGTTGCAAGAGCTGGTGTGAGTTACAAAGAGGCTAAAGAAGCCTTAGAAAAAAGTAATGGCAATGTTGTTGATGCTTTGATTTACCTTGAAGACAATAAGAAAAATTGGACAGAAAACATATCTGTTGCTGGTTCAGAAGTTATTGACAAAGTGAAAGAAATTGTTAAAAAAGGGAATGTTACAAAAATTAGAATTAAAAAAGATGACAATGTAGTACTCGATATACCCGTAACTGCTGGTGCAATATCAGCGATCATAATACCACAGTTGACACTTGTTGGTGCCGCATTAGCAATCGTTACTAATTGCACTATTGAAATTGAAAGACCAAATAAAGAAATTACAGTATTAAAGGAAGAAAAGAAAAAGGACGAATAA
- the rnr gene encoding ribonuclease R gives MNFKYKLLELFNDENYKPSKIDNILKMLDVDYSQKGIVEDLLKDLEKDGTIYKTKNEKYALSERLDIIKGKIDATSRGFAFLIPENENIKDIFISKDNLNSAMQNDIVLVRVIKKVEGKKWEGEVVKILKRANSTIVGTFEKSRNFGFVVPDDRSITQDVFISKADTMNAEDGMKVVVKITKWPEKRRSPEGKIVEILGRKNDPGVDVLSVIRSYNIPEEFPQKVIRESENIEEKISSEEISGRTDLRHLNIVTIDGEDAKDLDDAVAVEKLKSGDYILYVSIADISHYVKEGSELDKEALNRGCSVYFVDRVIPMLPQRLSNGICSLNPSEDRLTLTVKMKINRDGNVIDHDIFESVIRSKKRMTYTNVYKILEGNDDELKERYRDLVEDFNNMRDLANILLERRKRRGSVDFDFEEAKIIVDENGKPTDIVKVERNIAHRIIEEFMLVANETVAEHMHWINVPFVYRVHEHPDMEKLMAFNKFIHNLGYHIKGIGGDEIHPKALQELIKQVRGKNEQRVVETLLLRSLKRARYSPEDLGHYALATQYYTHFTSPIRRYPDLIIHRIIKENIHGKLNEKRQEHYNKILNDISLKSSERERAADSAEKEIEDLKKVEYMKERIGNVYKAIIANVTNYGFFVELDNTVEGLVDIDTLDDDYYHYDDETYTLIGERTKRKFSIGDVVYVKVVGANVDKREVDFVLATPDGK, from the coding sequence ATGAATTTTAAATATAAATTATTAGAGCTTTTTAATGACGAAAATTATAAACCTTCTAAGATTGATAATATTTTGAAAATGCTTGATGTGGATTATAGTCAAAAAGGCATTGTTGAGGATCTATTAAAGGATTTGGAGAAAGATGGGACAATATATAAAACAAAAAATGAAAAGTATGCTTTATCAGAAAGGCTTGATATAATAAAAGGCAAAATAGATGCCACATCAAGGGGTTTTGCTTTTTTGATACCAGAAAATGAAAACATTAAGGATATATTTATTTCTAAGGACAATTTAAACAGTGCAATGCAAAATGATATTGTATTAGTTCGGGTGATAAAAAAAGTTGAAGGTAAAAAGTGGGAAGGCGAAGTTGTAAAAATACTCAAGAGGGCTAATTCTACTATAGTTGGCACTTTTGAAAAAAGTCGCAACTTTGGCTTTGTAGTTCCCGATGATAGGAGCATCACACAAGATGTATTTATTTCAAAAGCTGATACCATGAATGCCGAAGATGGCATGAAAGTGGTAGTTAAAATAACTAAATGGCCAGAAAAAAGGAGAAGTCCTGAAGGAAAAATAGTTGAGATTTTAGGCAGGAAAAATGATCCTGGAGTAGATGTACTGTCAGTGATTCGCTCATACAATATACCAGAAGAATTTCCTCAGAAAGTGATAAGAGAATCAGAAAATATCGAAGAAAAAATATCCAGTGAAGAAATATCAGGAAGGACAGATTTGCGCCACCTGAATATTGTGACAATAGATGGTGAAGATGCCAAGGATCTTGATGATGCTGTAGCAGTAGAAAAACTAAAAAGCGGTGATTATATACTTTATGTTAGCATTGCAGATATCAGTCATTACGTAAAAGAAGGTTCGGAACTTGATAAAGAAGCTTTAAATAGAGGTTGTAGTGTATATTTCGTAGATAGAGTTATACCAATGTTACCTCAGAGATTATCAAATGGAATTTGCAGCCTCAATCCATCAGAGGATAGATTGACACTTACAGTCAAAATGAAGATAAATAGAGATGGTAATGTTATTGACCATGATATATTTGAAAGTGTAATACGAAGCAAAAAAAGAATGACGTATACTAATGTATACAAAATTTTAGAAGGAAATGATGATGAATTAAAAGAGCGTTATAGAGATTTAGTAGAGGATTTTAATAATATGAGAGATTTGGCAAACATATTGTTAGAAAGAAGAAAAAGACGCGGCAGTGTAGACTTTGATTTTGAAGAAGCAAAAATAATTGTTGATGAAAATGGAAAACCCACCGATATTGTAAAAGTTGAAAGGAATATAGCGCATAGGATTATTGAGGAATTTATGCTTGTTGCAAATGAGACAGTTGCCGAACACATGCATTGGATTAACGTGCCATTTGTGTATAGAGTTCATGAGCATCCTGATATGGAAAAGTTGATGGCATTTAATAAATTTATACACAATCTTGGTTATCACATAAAAGGCATTGGAGGAGATGAAATACATCCAAAAGCTTTACAAGAACTTATAAAACAGGTGAGAGGGAAGAATGAACAAAGGGTCGTAGAGACGCTTTTATTAAGATCCCTCAAGAGAGCTAGATATAGCCCAGAGGATTTAGGCCACTATGCACTTGCAACGCAGTATTATACTCACTTTACATCACCTATAAGAAGGTATCCTGATCTGATAATCCATAGGATTATTAAAGAGAATATCCATGGCAAATTGAATGAGAAACGGCAGGAACATTATAACAAAATATTAAATGATATTTCATTAAAATCTTCAGAAAGGGAAAGAGCGGCAGATTCAGCAGAGAAAGAGATAGAAGATTTGAAGAAAGTAGAGTACATGAAAGAAAGAATTGGAAATGTATATAAGGCTATAATTGCTAATGTCACCAATTACGGATTTTTTGTAGAGCTAGACAATACTGTAGAAGGATTGGTCGACATAGATACACTAGATGATGACTACTATCATTATGATGATGAAACATATACGTTGATAGGAGAAAGAACGAAGAGAAAATTCTCTATAGGTGATGTAGTGTATGTGAAAGTTGTTGGGGCAAATGTCGACAAGAGAGAAGTAGATTTTGTATTGGCAACTCCTGACGGTAAATAA
- a CDS encoding pyruvate, water dikinase regulatory protein — translation MDENVVIYLVSDSNIDTAEHVAAIAASRFGTNISQIKKFPYVGDKNQIDEIAIDASNNKNSLIIHTMVVDELKKHLLKKAQQFNLRIVDVMGPIMDAIEGTTGIPPSDLFFPKRKLDEDYFKKMDAIEFAVKHDDGKDANGILLADVVILGVSRTSKTPLCMYLAHKYIKAANFPLVPEVDPPKELFEIDHNKIFGLMINIDNLIEIRKERLKSLGLDSNAVYAAKDRIIKELNYAKEVMQKLDCTVIDVTNKAVEETASIILNKINKGGL, via the coding sequence GTGGATGAAAATGTTGTTATTTATCTCGTTTCGGATTCTAATATAGATACAGCAGAACATGTTGCGGCAATAGCCGCTTCTAGATTTGGTACCAATATAAGTCAGATAAAAAAATTTCCTTATGTTGGAGATAAAAATCAAATTGATGAAATAGCTATTGATGCATCAAATAACAAAAATAGTCTTATAATACATACGATGGTAGTTGATGAGCTTAAAAAGCACCTACTTAAGAAAGCCCAGCAGTTTAATTTGCGCATAGTAGATGTGATGGGACCGATTATGGATGCTATAGAAGGTACTACTGGTATACCACCTTCTGATTTGTTCTTTCCTAAGAGGAAATTGGATGAGGACTATTTTAAAAAGATGGACGCAATTGAATTCGCTGTAAAGCACGATGATGGAAAAGATGCTAACGGTATATTGTTGGCTGATGTGGTGATATTAGGTGTATCTAGGACTTCAAAGACTCCTTTATGTATGTACCTTGCACATAAATACATTAAAGCTGCAAATTTTCCGCTTGTTCCTGAAGTTGATCCACCAAAGGAATTATTTGAAATAGATCACAATAAAATATTTGGGTTAATGATAAATATTGATAATTTAATAGAAATACGTAAGGAAAGATTAAAATCCCTTGGATTAGATTCTAATGCAGTTTATGCTGCTAAAGATAGAATAATTAAAGAACTTAATTATGCTAAGGAGGTGATGCAAAAATTAGATTGTACAGTTATTGATGTAACCAATAAAGCTGTTGAAGAAACGGCAAGTATAATATTAAATAAAATTAATAAAGGAGGACTATAA
- the recO gene encoding DNA repair protein RecO — protein MRFIKTESIVLKSSLIGETDKIVTLFTKSNGKVQALAKGARNSKSRFLGASHPFCIGYYVLFEGQNYYYIDQWELIHTFIKFEDDILKLSYASYYVDMVYKLLQEEEKNINIYNLLKYALILLEKDATNPDILTILYVLRFVTFMGYLPEVNNCTSCGRKDNINFFSPSIGGVLCNNCRNISNDILYIKRDTLNVLRYLLKYGFHSLDKIKIPNHTIEELDKIITEYVNVHFEKNFQSKNLLEKIKNM, from the coding sequence ATGAGATTTATAAAGACTGAATCTATTGTTCTGAAAAGCAGTTTAATCGGTGAAACAGACAAAATTGTTACACTCTTTACAAAATCAAATGGAAAAGTACAAGCCTTAGCAAAAGGGGCGAGAAATTCAAAAAGCAGATTTTTAGGTGCATCGCATCCTTTTTGCATAGGGTATTATGTATTATTTGAAGGACAAAATTATTACTATATTGACCAGTGGGAACTTATTCACACATTTATTAAATTTGAAGATGACATACTAAAATTATCGTATGCATCATATTATGTTGACATGGTATATAAATTACTGCAAGAGGAAGAGAAAAATATAAATATATATAATCTTCTTAAATATGCCTTAATTTTACTTGAAAAAGATGCGACGAACCCTGATATTTTAACAATATTATATGTTTTAAGATTTGTTACATTTATGGGGTATTTGCCAGAGGTAAATAACTGTACCTCTTGTGGCAGAAAGGATAACATCAATTTTTTTTCACCATCTATTGGCGGCGTTTTATGCAATAATTGCAGGAATATATCAAATGACATATTATATATAAAAAGAGACACACTAAATGTGTTGAGATATTTGCTTAAATATGGTTTTCACAGTTTAGATAAAATTAAAATTCCTAATCATACAATTGAAGAATTGGACAAAATAATAACTGAATATGTTAATGTACATTTTGAAAAAAATTTTCAATCCAAAAATCTTTTGGAAAAAATTAAAAATATGTAA
- a CDS encoding copper amine oxidase N-terminal domain-containing protein encodes MNFTQSAVVKNGSTMVPYRDIFEKLGASVDYDASKQTVTGIRGKESVKLTIGDANAIHKWNQKES; translated from the coding sequence GTGAATTTTACACAGAGCGCTGTCGTTAAAAATGGCAGTACAATGGTGCCATATAGGGATATATTTGAAAAACTTGGTGCCAGCGTTGACTATGATGCAAGTAAACAGACTGTAACGGGCATTAGAGGAAAGGAAAGTGTCAAGCTTACTATAGGTGATGCTAATGCCATACATAAATGGAATCAAAAAGAGTCTTAA
- a CDS encoding M48 family metalloprotease, which translates to MIIAPIGIIKLYDYIATVLILLGMPEKFAGHIIFDTSIILFYFYFIGPYVFSTLNYKNSSAVVFSKLILNDGNYAVYESPIMPFLQGCPLGMAHKGKIFVNSFISKNQNILSYVIAHEKGHIEDHYNNIMRNFFSPVIFPWVVYISVLIVDYLHFIGKLHYTFWTMIIAAVSVICLILIIFIQIEQKCQQRADEFAIRKIGIDNAIKALQELAYGDTLLPEKYKYKYRSQAIKLIQRLKQK; encoded by the coding sequence ATGATTATTGCACCAATTGGAATAATAAAACTTTATGATTATATTGCAACTGTTTTGATACTGTTAGGTATGCCTGAAAAATTTGCAGGACATATAATATTTGATACCAGTATAATATTATTTTATTTTTATTTTATTGGACCATATGTATTTTCTACATTAAATTATAAAAACTCATCTGCTGTTGTATTTAGTAAACTGATTTTAAATGATGGTAATTATGCTGTCTATGAAAGTCCTATAATGCCTTTTTTGCAAGGTTGTCCGCTGGGGATGGCGCATAAGGGAAAAATTTTTGTTAATTCCTTTATATCTAAAAATCAAAACATTTTAAGTTATGTAATAGCTCATGAAAAAGGTCATATTGAGGATCATTATAATAATATAATGAGAAATTTTTTTTCGCCTGTAATTTTCCCGTGGGTTGTTTATATTTCTGTATTAATTGTTGATTATTTACATTTTATTGGAAAATTACATTATACTTTTTGGACGATGATTATTGCAGCGGTATCTGTAATTTGTTTAATATTAATAATTTTTATACAAATCGAACAGAAGTGTCAGCAACGAGCAGACGAGTTTGCTATCAGAAAAATAGGTATTGATAATGCGATAAAAGCCTTGCAAGAGTTAGCATATGGAGATACTCTGCTGCCAGAAAAATATAAATATAAATATAGATCTCAAGCGATTAAATTAATACAAAGGTTAAAACAAAAGTGA